In Chloracidobacterium sp., one genomic interval encodes:
- a CDS encoding molybdopterin molybdotransferase MoeA produces the protein MISISSAERIIRRQTGAGPAERIAIFDAVGRILAEDVIADTDLPPFNRSQMDGYAVIASDTANAPAELRIIGESSAGHGWDGRVRRGESVRIMTGARVPKGADAVQRVERTSESGGTVTIKEAVAKRTSIVPKGSEVRKGRRVLRIGDRITPNNISAAAAFGYAKVLVGRRPRVAILSTGDEIVEIATKPKPDQIRNSNSVMLKALAEAAGAECELLAKAGDDLASIKQQIKAASRKKDVLLTTGGVSVGKYDLTKVALHELGAEVFFEKLRLKPGKPMIFARLGKMLIFALPGNPVSATVTYQLFVRPALLRMQGVRSSGLEWATAVAAKRVKAAVGRDTFVNARLSTDEKGTLIATPLRTSGSSDLVGYSAAEALIFAPADSVIEAGEAARIVFV, from the coding sequence ATGATCAGCATTTCCTCCGCCGAACGCATCATCAGGCGGCAAACAGGCGCCGGCCCGGCAGAACGCATCGCGATATTTGACGCGGTCGGGCGTATCCTTGCTGAGGATGTTATCGCGGACACCGACCTGCCGCCATTCAACCGTTCGCAGATGGACGGCTATGCCGTCATAGCAAGCGATACGGCAAATGCACCGGCTGAATTGAGGATCATTGGCGAATCTTCCGCAGGCCACGGCTGGGATGGGCGCGTCCGTCGCGGCGAATCCGTTCGCATTATGACCGGAGCACGCGTTCCGAAGGGCGCTGATGCTGTGCAGCGTGTTGAGCGTACAAGCGAATCCGGCGGTACAGTTACGATCAAGGAGGCTGTGGCGAAGCGAACGTCAATAGTCCCGAAAGGCTCAGAGGTACGCAAGGGACGCCGTGTGCTGCGTATCGGCGACCGGATCACGCCGAACAACATCTCGGCGGCCGCTGCCTTTGGCTATGCAAAGGTACTCGTAGGCCGCAGGCCGCGCGTGGCGATACTTTCGACAGGCGACGAGATCGTCGAGATCGCAACAAAGCCGAAGCCCGATCAGATACGCAACTCAAATTCCGTAATGCTCAAGGCACTTGCCGAGGCCGCAGGTGCCGAGTGCGAACTGCTGGCAAAGGCCGGCGACGACCTCGCATCGATAAAGCAGCAGATAAAGGCCGCATCGCGCAAAAAGGACGTACTGCTGACGACGGGCGGCGTCTCGGTCGGAAAATACGACCTTACAAAGGTGGCTCTGCATGAGCTTGGCGCCGAAGTTTTTTTTGAAAAACTTAGGCTCAAGCCCGGCAAGCCGATGATATTTGCACGGCTTGGCAAGATGCTGATCTTCGCATTGCCCGGCAATCCGGTATCGGCGACCGTTACATATCAGCTTTTTGTCCGGCCGGCGTTGCTGCGTATGCAGGGTGTCCGCTCAAGCGGTTTGGAATGGGCAACGGCGGTCGCCGCAAAGCGTGTAAAGGCGGCCGTCGGACGCGACACCTTTGTTAACGCGCGGCTTTCAACTGATGAGAAGGGCACACTGATCGCGACGCCGCTGCGCACTTCGGGTTCATCTGATCTTGTCGGATATTCTGCTGCCGAGGCGTTGATATTCGCACCTGCCGATTCAGTTATCGAGGCGGGCGAGGCAGCAAGGATCGTTTTTGTTTAG
- a CDS encoding VCBS repeat-containing protein, whose protein sequence is MRILSLAIILFFSCSAFGAVKTWTGAGADANWATAANWSPSGAPAASDDLVFPANAPQQANNNNTMLLTLYRSITVEGGAYTFSGNLIRLSNGITVNGGTQAFNIAITLSAPQTFLADGGGTATIAVLSAGSNALTIDGAGLVGIGLLSGSGAITKNGAGAGAIIASAGFSGPITVNDGVFVVDANIPNSTVNVNSQTVPSSVALSGFGGTGTVGATTVTQGAISAGTLTSPTGVLNISGGLTFTANGGYACKIGGTSPGANGHDQLNVTGSVALNNAVLVPIPWANFRPAIGDTLVILKNDGTDPISGTFLNMPEGAVFAGPLNTAFRITYHGGDGNDAAITRVAHAPFDFDGDGKTDISTFDTASANWDILFSGSSQGGQPFGLTTDKIAPADYDGDNKTDIAVFRDGTWWILSSFSSTVSATQFGSTGDVPIPNDFDGDGRADLAVFRPSSGIWYELRSLGSQFYAQQFGMNGDIPQIADIDGDGFGDLAVYRPSDGTWHFWQSSTSSYLAFPFGIATDKPVIADYDGDGRSDVAVFRGTADPAQPDFYILLTNGWVYYGSSWGVPGDVPVVGDYDGDGRSDIAVFRPSTKMWYILGSTAGFSSTAFGPGDPAAIPAAFIP, encoded by the coding sequence ATGCGGATACTTTCATTGGCGATCATTCTTTTCTTTAGCTGTAGTGCGTTCGGCGCCGTAAAAACATGGACAGGGGCAGGCGCAGATGCGAATTGGGCGACCGCGGCGAACTGGAGCCCTTCCGGAGCTCCGGCGGCGAGCGACGACCTTGTTTTCCCGGCAAATGCACCTCAACAGGCGAATAATAACAACACAATGCTCTTGACGCTTTACCGCTCAATAACGGTCGAAGGCGGAGCATATACATTCAGCGGCAATCTTATACGGCTCTCGAACGGCATAACCGTCAACGGCGGTACGCAGGCATTCAATATCGCTATCACGCTCAGCGCGCCGCAGACATTCCTTGCCGATGGCGGAGGCACGGCAACGATCGCTGTTCTTTCCGCAGGCAGCAATGCGCTGACGATCGACGGTGCCGGTCTTGTAGGGATCGGCCTGCTTTCGGGTTCGGGCGCCATAACAAAGAACGGTGCCGGAGCCGGAGCGATCATCGCATCGGCGGGATTTAGCGGGCCTATAACCGTCAATGACGGCGTTTTTGTAGTGGACGCGAACATACCGAACAGCACCGTGAACGTGAACAGCCAAACAGTACCGAGCAGCGTTGCATTGAGCGGCTTTGGCGGCACCGGAACTGTCGGTGCGACAACGGTTACTCAGGGAGCCATAAGTGCAGGCACATTGACCTCGCCGACCGGCGTTCTGAACATCTCGGGCGGTCTTACTTTCACCGCGAACGGCGGTTACGCCTGTAAGATCGGCGGCACGTCGCCCGGTGCGAACGGCCACGACCAGTTGAACGTAACGGGGTCGGTCGCATTGAACAACGCTGTCCTAGTACCCATACCTTGGGCTAACTTCCGGCCGGCGATCGGTGATACTTTGGTTATTTTGAAAAATGACGGAACCGACCCGATCAGCGGCACATTCCTCAACATGCCGGAAGGAGCGGTGTTCGCAGGCCCTCTCAATACGGCTTTTCGCATCACTTATCATGGGGGCGACGGCAACGATGCTGCGATCACACGCGTTGCTCACGCACCGTTCGACTTTGACGGCGACGGCAAGACCGACATCTCAACATTCGACACGGCTTCGGCCAATTGGGACATCCTTTTCAGCGGCAGTTCGCAGGGCGGCCAACCATTCGGGTTGACAACGGATAAGATCGCACCTGCCGACTATGACGGCGATAATAAGACCGACATTGCCGTCTTTCGCGACGGCACTTGGTGGATATTGAGCAGCTTTTCATCGACGGTTTCGGCTACTCAATTCGGGAGCACAGGGGACGTTCCCATACCGAACGATTTCGACGGCGACGGGCGTGCCGATCTTGCGGTCTTTCGGCCTTCGAGCGGAATATGGTACGAACTGCGCAGTCTAGGGTCTCAGTTCTACGCCCAACAGTTCGGTATGAACGGCGATATTCCGCAAATTGCGGATATTGACGGCGACGGCTTCGGCGACCTTGCTGTTTACCGCCCCAGCGACGGTACGTGGCATTTCTGGCAGAGTTCAACGAGTTCATACCTCGCGTTTCCTTTCGGGATCGCCACCGACAAGCCCGTAATCGCTGACTACGACGGTGACGGACGCTCAGATGTGGCGGTCTTTCGCGGAACTGCCGATCCCGCTCAGCCTGATTTTTACATACTTCTGACGAACGGGTGGGTTTACTACGGATCGTCATGGGGAGTTCCGGGTGACGTACCCGTGGTTGGCGATTACGACGGCGACGGACGCTCGGACATCGCGGTTTTCCGTCCTTCGACGAAGATGTGGTACATCCTCGGCTCGACCGCAGGATTCAGCTCGACCGCCTTCGGCCCCGGCGATCCGGCCGCCATACCTGCGGCGTTCATTCCGTAG
- a CDS encoding M50 family metallopeptidase: protein MSYTIAEDAKPQVMLLAAATLISVGLWVVAWFIPTAAYIYYPLQLFATFIHEASHALVALLTGNSVSSLTVSPDTSGAVWSSGSGLSGLLISSAGYVGATAYGTALLVWIRFGRSPRTPLYFSGALIGLMTISFGLLLPFWNFFDNVTLGSVAFTVFAGLAITAALFAIARWAPIRWAHFALAFLSVQCLLNAFFSLRDLFVISTTTDRGTDAANMAAATGIPAVIWVVLWVAISLVIIALGIRLYAATGKKGTDTVFEDKL, encoded by the coding sequence ATGAGTTACACGATCGCTGAGGACGCGAAGCCGCAGGTGATGCTCTTGGCCGCGGCAACACTTATAAGCGTTGGGCTTTGGGTCGTTGCATGGTTCATACCGACGGCGGCATACATTTACTATCCGCTGCAGCTATTTGCGACGTTCATACACGAGGCGAGCCACGCGCTTGTCGCTCTCTTGACGGGAAATTCCGTTTCGAGCCTGACCGTGTCGCCGGATACGAGCGGCGCCGTATGGTCAAGCGGCAGCGGCCTTTCGGGGCTTCTGATCTCAAGTGCAGGCTATGTAGGAGCGACGGCTTACGGTACGGCATTGCTCGTATGGATACGGTTCGGCCGTTCGCCGCGAACGCCGCTCTATTTCTCAGGAGCACTTATCGGGCTTATGACCATTTCATTCGGACTGCTCCTGCCTTTCTGGAACTTTTTCGACAACGTTACACTCGGAAGTGTTGCATTTACTGTGTTTGCGGGCCTTGCCATTACTGCCGCTCTGTTTGCGATCGCTCGTTGGGCTCCGATCCGCTGGGCACATTTCGCCTTGGCATTCCTGTCGGTGCAGTGTTTGCTCAACGCATTTTTCAGCCTTCGCGATCTGTTCGTCATCTCGACAACGACCGACCGCGGCACCGACGCCGCCAATATGGCCGCAGCGACCGGCATCCCGGCAGTTATATGGGTAGTTTTATGGGTCGCGATCTCATTGGTTATAATTGCCCTCGGCATACGGCTTTACGCCGCCACGGGTAAAAAAGGAACAGACACTGTTTTTGAAGACAAATTATGA
- a CDS encoding DUF2270 domain-containing protein, producing the protein MNDEVRIRPQLVEEDVHITNVPAGFRTLADEVNKRAQKQKVTPQAIAQRLAPAEFNTAIVHFYRGEVQRSNVWRNRLDATTNWAVITAGATLSFVFSSPDNPHFAIPINTLLVSIFLFMEARRYRYYEVWANRVRVLETGYFAPMLSQQTAAPDKEWAEHISADLISPHFTISLWEALGRRLRSNYLWIFILLGLAWMLKVYIHPSPIPTTTDADRKLFWDIVFRRAAVGPAPGWLVVTVGVLFNALVIFVAFSTSKLRDASSEMLPLESFDWHPLKQVSDWAESNLKRRNTIRRSKKTRQRVRSVHRTDD; encoded by the coding sequence ATGAACGACGAAGTTCGCATAAGGCCACAACTTGTCGAAGAGGACGTTCACATAACGAATGTGCCGGCAGGTTTTCGCACCCTCGCCGATGAGGTCAATAAGCGAGCCCAAAAGCAGAAGGTTACGCCGCAGGCCATCGCTCAGAGGCTTGCACCGGCTGAGTTCAATACGGCGATCGTCCATTTTTATCGCGGAGAGGTCCAACGCTCAAATGTTTGGCGCAACCGTCTTGATGCGACGACCAATTGGGCAGTGATCACAGCCGGTGCGACCCTTTCGTTCGTCTTTAGTTCGCCCGACAATCCGCACTTTGCCATACCGATAAATACTCTGCTCGTCTCGATCTTCCTTTTTATGGAGGCCAGACGTTATCGCTATTACGAGGTATGGGCAAATCGTGTGCGCGTGCTTGAGACCGGATATTTTGCCCCGATGCTTTCGCAGCAGACAGCGGCGCCCGACAAGGAATGGGCCGAACATATCTCCGCCGACCTGATCTCACCTCACTTTACGATCAGCCTTTGGGAGGCTCTCGGACGACGGCTGCGCTCGAATTATCTGTGGATATTCATCCTTCTGGGCCTGGCGTGGATGCTCAAGGTCTATATCCACCCGTCGCCTATACCTACAACGACCGATGCTGACCGAAAGCTCTTCTGGGATATAGTGTTTCGCCGCGCGGCCGTCGGGCCGGCTCCCGGCTGGCTGGTCGTGACGGTCGGTGTTCTCTTCAACGCCCTTGTCATATTCGTCGCTTTCAGCACGTCTAAACTTCGCGATGCGTCGAGCGAGATGCTCCCGCTTGAAAGCTTCGATTGGCATCCGCTCAAACAGGTGTCAGATTGGGCAGAGAGCAATCTGAAAAGAAGGAATACGATCCGCCGTTCAAAAAAGACACGGCAGCGTGTTCGCTCCGTACATCGAACGGATGATTAA
- a CDS encoding zf-TFIIB domain-containing protein — protein MSVDLTIRGDAAQMQCGDAHSPAAATASGTATATFKCPKCGGSLVETDFQNVKIDVCDGCSGVWFDAGEFIHVTSDEVDPDWFGRLFR, from the coding sequence ATGTCGGTTGACCTAACAATTCGCGGCGATGCTGCGCAAATGCAGTGCGGCGACGCACATTCACCCGCGGCGGCTACGGCATCCGGTACCGCTACAGCAACATTCAAATGTCCGAAGTGCGGCGGCTCGCTGGTCGAAACTGACTTTCAAAATGTCAAGATCGATGTCTGCGACGGATGTTCGGGCGTGTGGTTCGACGCCGGCGAGTTCATTCATGTAACGAGTGACGAGGTCGATCCGGATTGGTTCGGCAGACTCTTCAGGTGA
- a CDS encoding inositol monophosphatase produces MLNFAIETARDAGRLLLEKFGRKIQISKKGDINLVTEADLASEALIVERIRSYYPKHSILAEESGEAAVSGGDEIWKWIIDPLDGTTNFAHGYPCFCVTIALEHNGEVVIGVTFDPTRDELFAAERGKGATLNGKPIRVSDTERLKDALIVTGFPYDIKHRTDFARHLTEMLLASRGVRRDGSAAIDMAYVACGRFDGFWEEGLNPWDVAAGVLLIEEAGGQISYYNGSRFSIYKPPIAASNGLLHSQMLELLQ; encoded by the coding sequence ATGTTGAATTTTGCAATTGAAACTGCTCGTGATGCCGGCCGCCTGCTGCTGGAAAAATTCGGCCGAAAGATCCAAATTTCAAAGAAGGGCGATATAAACCTCGTTACCGAGGCTGATCTTGCCAGCGAGGCTTTGATCGTTGAGAGGATACGGTCGTACTATCCGAAACATTCGATCCTCGCCGAAGAGAGCGGCGAAGCCGCCGTTTCAGGCGGCGACGAAATATGGAAATGGATAATCGACCCGCTCGACGGCACGACGAACTTTGCACACGGATATCCGTGTTTCTGCGTTACGATCGCGCTTGAACATAATGGCGAGGTTGTCATCGGTGTTACGTTCGACCCTACACGCGATGAGCTTTTTGCGGCGGAGCGAGGTAAAGGCGCAACGCTCAACGGAAAGCCGATCAGGGTCTCTGACACGGAACGCCTGAAGGATGCATTGATCGTTACCGGCTTTCCCTATGATATAAAGCACCGTACCGACTTTGCACGGCACCTGACCGAGATGCTGCTCGCGTCGCGCGGAGTTCGGCGCGACGGGAGTGCCGCGATCGATATGGCCTATGTTGCTTGCGGACGCTTTGACGGTTTCTGGGAAGAGGGCTTGAATCCGTGGGATGTCGCCGCCGGCGTCCTGCTTATTGAAGAGGCCGGCGGGCAGATCAGCTATTACAACGGTTCGCGCTTCAGCATTTACAAGCCGCCGATAGCCGCATCGAACGGCCTGCTTCACTCGCAGATGCTTGAACTGCTTCAATAG
- a CDS encoding esterase family protein yields the protein MRAKRLIIAAVLCFVCIGSAAAQGGSKGDGDSRTAAVREEKLTSKLMAREMPYRAVLPVGYEKNKKMRYAVVYLLHGLMGQYSNWTDKTRISAYAAKHNFIIITPEGGSGWYSDSVTMPDDRYESYIIRELIPEIDKKFRTVADREHRVIGGLSMGGYGALKFALKYPDKFVLAGSFSGALGAPSFTTKNAGTIGKTVDEVFGPADSAARRENDIFRSINEMSPEKVKDLPFLYVACGTQDFLLQSNRDFMKAMFDKKARYEYRERPGGHDWEFWDDQVREFLMVAERSIKN from the coding sequence ATGAGAGCAAAACGACTGATAATTGCCGCCGTTCTCTGCTTCGTGTGCATTGGTTCAGCGGCCGCGCAAGGAGGCTCGAAAGGCGACGGCGATTCGCGTACTGCGGCAGTCCGCGAGGAAAAGCTCACGAGCAAATTGATGGCGCGTGAAATGCCTTATCGTGCCGTTCTTCCTGTCGGTTACGAGAAGAATAAGAAAATGCGTTATGCGGTCGTCTATTTGCTCCACGGCCTGATGGGGCAATATTCGAATTGGACCGACAAAACCCGGATCAGCGCGTACGCCGCAAAACACAACTTCATCATCATTACTCCCGAGGGCGGTAGCGGCTGGTACAGTGACTCGGTTACCATGCCTGACGACAGGTACGAGAGTTATATCATCAGGGAACTCATTCCTGAGATCGATAAGAAATTCCGTACGGTTGCCGACCGCGAACATCGCGTGATCGGCGGGCTTTCGATGGGCGGCTACGGCGCTTTGAAGTTCGCGCTCAAATATCCCGACAAATTCGTGCTCGCCGGCAGTTTCAGCGGTGCACTCGGTGCACCGTCATTCACTACCAAGAATGCCGGCACGATCGGGAAGACGGTCGATGAGGTTTTTGGCCCCGCAGACAGCGCCGCGCGGCGCGAGAATGATATTTTCCGGTCAATAAATGAGATGTCGCCCGAAAAGGTGAAAGATCTTCCGTTCCTTTATGTGGCGTGCGGTACACAGGACTTCCTGCTTCAAAGCAATCGCGACTTTATGAAGGCGATGTTCGACAAGAAGGCCCGGTACGAATACCGCGAGCGGCCGGGCGGCCATGATTGGGAGTTTTGGGATGATCAAGTACGCGAGTTCCTGATGGTCGCTGAGCGCAGCATCAAGAACTGA
- the moaC gene encoding cyclic pyranopterin monophosphate synthase MoaC has product MSELSHYADDGRVEMVDVSAKAVTQRRAVASGKVILSASTIEAINANKTPKGDPLEIARIAGIMAAKRTSELIPLCHQINLSKVNLTAEMVSDGVELTAEAITDAKTGVEMEALTAVSVAALTIYDMCKAVQKDIVIADIKLVLKTGGKRDHGV; this is encoded by the coding sequence ATGAGTGAGCTTTCACATTACGCCGATGACGGACGGGTCGAGATGGTCGATGTTTCGGCAAAGGCGGTAACGCAGCGCAGAGCCGTCGCCTCAGGCAAGGTCATCCTTTCTGCTTCTACTATCGAGGCGATCAATGCTAATAAAACGCCGAAGGGCGACCCGCTCGAGATCGCCCGGATCGCGGGCATTATGGCCGCAAAACGCACGTCAGAATTGATCCCGCTATGCCATCAGATCAATTTGTCGAAGGTCAACCTGACGGCGGAGATGGTTTCGGACGGCGTCGAACTCACTGCAGAAGCAATAACCGACGCAAAGACCGGTGTCGAAATGGAAGCTCTGACAGCCGTTTCCGTTGCCGCACTTACGATCTACGACATGTGTAAAGCTGTTCAGAAAGATATTGTAATTGCTGACATAAAGCTTGTTTTGAAGACGGGCGGCAAGCGGGACCACGGTGTTTGA
- a CDS encoding acyl-CoA dehydrogenase family protein produces the protein MIELELSEEQLALQQTVREFCAGEVEPYIKEWDEKAHYEPKVFQTMKELGLMGVCIPEQYGGAGFDYVSLGLVCEELEACDTFLRVAMSVHVGLNSLTLYSWGTEEQKQKYLVPQAKGEKLATFGLTEPNAGSDVIGMRSTARRDGDDWILNGEKMWISLADLADNFLFFCWTDPEKQKVRDHSGLSCFIVERTMPGFSSGTIHGKLGIRAGNTGFFSLQDVRVPQANMLGKEGEGFKIAMFALENGRYTVASGATGVIRACRDASIAYANTREVQGQTIAHFQLVKQKIANMEADYEMSHLLWLKCGYLKNAGKPSGKAASMAKWQATTRSEKAASMAIEVHGANGYTNDYPVERYLRNCKAAVIYEGTRDIHTLMQADWALGLKKEKQARVTLPPYKAS, from the coding sequence GTGATCGAACTAGAACTTTCGGAAGAACAACTTGCACTTCAACAAACGGTCCGCGAATTTTGTGCGGGCGAGGTCGAACCGTATATCAAAGAATGGGACGAAAAGGCCCATTACGAGCCGAAAGTCTTTCAGACGATGAAAGAACTCGGCCTTATGGGCGTCTGCATTCCTGAGCAATACGGCGGTGCAGGCTTTGATTATGTCTCACTCGGCCTTGTATGCGAAGAGCTTGAAGCTTGCGACACATTCCTTCGCGTCGCGATGAGCGTACACGTCGGGCTTAACAGCCTGACCCTTTATTCCTGGGGCACCGAGGAGCAGAAACAGAAATATCTCGTTCCGCAGGCAAAAGGCGAGAAACTTGCCACCTTCGGCCTGACGGAACCCAACGCGGGCAGCGACGTCATCGGGATGCGTTCGACCGCTCGCCGCGACGGCGACGATTGGATCCTGAACGGCGAAAAAATGTGGATCTCACTCGCAGATCTCGCGGATAACTTCCTTTTCTTCTGCTGGACGGATCCCGAAAAGCAAAAGGTGCGCGACCACAGCGGACTTTCGTGCTTCATCGTCGAACGCACGATGCCGGGCTTTTCGAGCGGCACGATCCACGGCAAACTCGGCATTCGTGCCGGTAACACGGGCTTCTTCTCGCTGCAGGACGTCCGCGTGCCGCAGGCGAATATGCTCGGCAAGGAAGGCGAGGGCTTCAAGATCGCGATGTTCGCCCTTGAGAACGGGCGATATACCGTTGCAAGCGGCGCAACGGGCGTTATTCGCGCATGCCGCGATGCGTCGATCGCCTATGCGAACACTCGCGAGGTTCAGGGCCAAACGATCGCTCATTTTCAACTCGTCAAGCAAAAGATCGCCAATATGGAAGCCGATTACGAAATGTCGCACCTCCTTTGGCTAAAATGCGGCTATCTGAAGAATGCCGGCAAGCCCTCAGGAAAGGCCGCCTCGATGGCGAAATGGCAGGCGACCACGCGGAGCGAAAAGGCAGCTTCGATGGCGATCGAAGTCCACGGCGCGAATGGATACACGAACGATTATCCCGTCGAGCGTTATCTGCGGAACTGCAAGGCCGCGGTGATCTATGAAGGAACCCGCGACATACACACGCTGATGCAGGCAGATTGGGCCCTCGGCCTCAAGAAAGAGAAGCAGGCTCGCGTTACGCTGCCGCCGTACAAAGCCTCGTAG
- the aqpZ gene encoding aquaporin Z, producing the protein MALSKRLSAEFLGTLWLVLGGCGSAVLAASIPNVGIGYAGVALAFGLTVLTGVYALGHISGGHFNPAVTAGLWAAKRIPGRDVLPYWIAQLLGAIAAAGILFLIASNKPGFAIGGFAANGFGEHSPQKYEIIAAFAGEVVMTFFFLVVILGTTHRNSPSGFAGLAIGLSLTLIHLVMIPVTNTSVNPARSTGPALILAIYSDPWALKQLWLFWLAPLLGGLLAGYFFPWLGSEPSGDVVIEERVVVQEIVETGGKKK; encoded by the coding sequence ATGGCACTCAGCAAACGACTTTCGGCCGAATTTCTAGGAACGCTGTGGCTTGTTCTTGGAGGCTGCGGCAGTGCGGTACTTGCAGCGTCGATACCAAATGTCGGCATCGGTTATGCCGGTGTTGCACTTGCGTTCGGATTGACGGTACTCACCGGAGTTTACGCCCTCGGACATATATCGGGAGGACACTTTAATCCGGCCGTAACAGCGGGCCTGTGGGCCGCTAAACGCATCCCCGGCCGCGACGTTCTGCCGTATTGGATAGCACAGCTTTTGGGCGCCATCGCAGCGGCGGGCATTCTGTTCCTGATTGCAAGCAATAAGCCGGGGTTTGCCATCGGCGGCTTTGCGGCGAACGGCTTTGGCGAACATTCACCGCAGAAGTACGAGATAATCGCCGCTTTTGCCGGTGAAGTTGTGATGACGTTCTTTTTCCTCGTCGTGATACTGGGGACCACGCATAGGAACTCGCCGTCGGGCTTTGCGGGACTAGCGATAGGCCTTTCGCTTACGCTAATCCATTTGGTGATGATACCGGTAACGAACACGTCGGTTAACCCGGCGCGAAGTACAGGCCCCGCCCTGATCCTTGCGATCTATTCCGACCCGTGGGCCCTCAAACAGCTGTGGCTGTTCTGGCTGGCGCCGTTGCTTGGCGGGCTGCTTGCGGGATATTTCTTTCCGTGGCTCGGCAGTGAACCTTCCGGCGATGTCGTGATCGAGGAACGCGTCGTGGTCCAAGAGATCGTCGAAACCGGCGGCAAGAAGAAATAG
- a CDS encoding DUF1810 domain-containing protein, which produces MPEQHDLSRFLTAQAGTFEQAFAEIRSGRKRSHWMWFIFPQFRGLGYSEMSRRFAINSIDEARSYLEHPILGVRLRSICSELLKSDNSDPNAIFGSPDDLKLRSSMTLFDHVDEADERIFRKVLKKFFAGREDERTVELLEQQHTDSA; this is translated from the coding sequence ATGCCCGAACAACATGATCTAAGCAGATTTCTGACTGCCCAAGCGGGCACTTTTGAGCAAGCTTTTGCTGAAATTAGATCGGGCCGCAAGCGTTCTCATTGGATGTGGTTCATCTTTCCCCAATTCAGAGGGCTCGGCTACAGCGAGATGTCGAGACGGTTCGCGATAAACAGCATAGATGAGGCACGATCGTACTTAGAACACCCGATCCTTGGAGTAAGGCTAAGGTCGATATGCAGTGAACTCTTAAAGTCGGACAATTCGGATCCGAACGCCATCTTCGGGAGTCCGGATGATCTCAAGCTCAGGTCAAGTATGACCTTGTTCGATCATGTTGATGAGGCTGACGAACGGATATTCAGAAAGGTCCTCAAAAAGTTCTTTGCCGGGCGGGAGGATGAACGTACTGTCGAGTTGTTGGAACAGCAGCACACGGACTCGGCGTAG
- the tadA gene encoding tRNA adenosine(34) deaminase TadA, whose translation MVIETDEKWMRLAIRLAREAEAQGEVPVGAVIVDGDGNMLSAASNRTIMQTDPTAHAEILALRAAALCVNNYRLLGTTVYSTIEPCAMCAGALVNARVARLVFGAADERFGAARTHFGICDGDKLNHRMEITEGVLADECRALMQDFFRKRRRIPSAGE comes from the coding sequence ATGGTGATCGAGACAGATGAGAAGTGGATGCGGCTTGCGATCCGTCTTGCCCGCGAGGCTGAAGCGCAAGGCGAGGTGCCGGTCGGCGCCGTTATTGTGGATGGCGACGGCAATATGCTTTCCGCTGCATCGAATCGTACCATAATGCAAACCGACCCTACCGCACATGCTGAGATACTTGCGCTGCGGGCTGCAGCCCTTTGTGTCAATAATTATAGACTGCTCGGGACGACCGTATATTCGACCATTGAGCCGTGTGCAATGTGTGCCGGAGCGCTTGTGAACGCACGAGTGGCGCGTTTGGTTTTTGGTGCCGCAGACGAACGCTTTGGCGCGGCGCGCACTCATTTCGGCATCTGTGACGGTGATAAACTCAACCATCGTATGGAGATAACCGAAGGTGTTCTTGCTGATGAATGCCGTGCGCTGATGCAGGATTTCTTTCGCAAGCGACGAAGAATACCATCGGCAGGCGAATAA